One part of the Acidobacteriota bacterium genome encodes these proteins:
- a CDS encoding TraR/DksA C4-type zinc finger protein, which translates to MTIDMAALVAHIRAEITEIEAAERATAWNREAVELDQQSVGRLSRMDALQVQAMALAESRRRGQRLVALKAALKRADEDELGWCQECGEEIAAGRLALDPATPLCIACAQGL; encoded by the coding sequence ATGACGATCGACATGGCAGCTCTGGTGGCGCACATCCGTGCCGAAATCACCGAGATCGAGGCGGCGGAGCGGGCCACCGCCTGGAACCGCGAGGCCGTGGAGCTTGACCAGCAGTCGGTCGGCCGGCTCAGCCGGATGGACGCGCTTCAGGTCCAGGCGATGGCGCTGGCCGAAAGCCGCAGGCGCGGCCAGCGGCTGGTGGCGCTGAAGGCTGCGCTCAAGCGCGCCGATGAGGATGAGCTTGGCTGGTGCCAGGAGTGCGGCGAGGAGATCGCCGCAGGTCGGCTCGCGCTCGACCCCGCCACCCCTCTCTGCATCGCCTGTGCGCAGGGTCTGTGA